atgtattcaaataaaaatttgtaattgcCTCCTCTTCCtatagttttttatatatataatatcatatatttGTTGTCAACTGTGAAAATAACTGaatgccaattttttttttaaaaaagttttaaaaaactagTTTTAACAAGTTTAGATTTTAGAATTAGTTCAAaaccaattaaatttttaaaatcaattcgaAACTAGTttaatacaaaatcaatttagAATTGgttcttcaaaatcaatttgggACTTATTCTCTAAACCAATTTGCTTATTTGAATTAAGAAACCAACTATTTTAAACAATTCAGTTCTgttcagtttaatttttaaataaataaaacaactaaattttGCACATCCCTACCAAAAGCTTTGCCATTGCCTCACACCAAACACTCATCCATCTTTGAACATTGTAGTAGTTGTCATCAGCACCTAGTAGCTCCCAAAACTAACACCAAATATATATTCCTCCTTCCACTGCCAAATAATTTGACTTTAGAACAACtgtgaaagattgttcaccattATTAGTTGTTGTACCTGAAAATTAGAAACACAAAAACCTTAATACAAGCTTAACATGTTAATAATATGATATTGTAAAGAACAATAAGCtttttaagttaaatatattataaattgataGATTGATCATGAGAATTAAACCTTAAGTAATATATTGATAAATCAAAGGAttccaaaataagaaaagaaaagtgatttaccaaaataacataacaaattgTGGGTAATTGATGTActaattcacaaatttaaataagaacAAGTTGAGTTTTTGTGCCAAAACAGGGgagcaactattttttttttcatattcacTGAATTGTAATGCCAAGAAAAATGGAAGGGAAATATGGAACCCAAATTTGCTGATGAAGATTTATCTGTCAAACACATAAATTACAATTGCAAGTGCTTAGACACCAACATCCAGATACCTCTAGGATTACAACAAGAACGATATTCAATTCTAAGCCCATAACAACGCATACATCATATCATGTCTGTAATTTATGTCAATCTCAACTAAGACAAAAAGAAATagcaatatttattttcatttgatcactattatttaaaattaaaaataagaaataaatacctAGAACCTATAAATCATTAAATCTACATGAACATTGGAGATTGAGTTCCAAATTTCCACCAATGcatcaataaaaaatcatgaacCTTGATGATTTCCTAGAAAATTAGGACCAACAAAAcccacatttttttcatttaaatgaaGGAACCGaaaaacaatgataaaaaatcCCTTTTAACCCAATATTCATTTTTGCGTTAAAAAATGAGTCAGTTTTTTGAATAACTTACGAACCCGAAAAAGGAATGGATGAAGTCTCTGCGAGGGAGAAAGGCACAACTTCATGGTTAAATATCTCGCATGAAGAGGTGAGAGAGGTGTCAATGAAGAACAATCGCGAGTAGTGTTTGATTATGTTATTTCTCCATGAAGAACAATCGATTAGGGTGAAAGAAGCATCGTTGTGGTTGCGGCTCTCCGAGGATTTTTGTCCTCTCTCAAATCTGACTAATGAATCATCCCATTCATGTTTTTATACGAagactaatatgcaaaaaatATTCCATGTTATTAGCGGATACCAAGTCAGTAATCTCAAccacatttttattaatatatctaaCGGTTAATAAATATCAACTAGATAGGTACTTCATGTAGACTCCTTCAAAGAAAGGCACACCTTTTGCCCTAACTAAAGATGATACACCTTTGTACCACTAAAAGTCTAAAACAATTTAGTTTGTTTTGGTTCGatcaattttcttaaaacaaaaattgaattttcacGTTTCTACAACACTAactcatcatatttttttattaatgactaACTCATTCTTTTGTCCTTGTTGTGATAACCACAATCTCATATTCTCATTTAAAGTATTCTTGGTGAATTTTCTAGTAATGCTGAAACTAGTGAAAATGTGAATTCAATTGAAGatcataaaaattttaaattaaatgtacaTGCTTTGTGAATCAGTGGTTTGAGATTTAGTAGTGTGCGTGCTTAGATtgattggtaaaaaaataaaaatcaagagttcTAGAAACttgtgagtaaaaaaaaaaaaacagctatAAGTAAACCAAATTGGTTTACAAAAAATAGTTCAActcaaatcaaaattattttaaaaaatagttcagTTCATTTTTTCCAAACCTATTCAGTTTGATTcaagctgttttttttttttctcacacgGGTAGCCTTTGGAGTTTGGAATGTCCAAAAGTGTTTATCCACTTGTGTTTTTGACTTTGTTTCATGTACCACTAATTGCTACATTTTCAAAAGAGAGTTATACAATTATAATGATGTACCATTATAATTTagcaatatataatttaaaaaattaattaagtttttaaatagttaattattttaaccgttattattttaaattaattattttacttatatttaatttttttggtattccattaaaatttaaaacaacaacaaaaaaactaatgtttttttaataaaaataaaattcttaaaacaaTATGtactaaaatgaatttttctaaaacataatatatcaaaaggaaattttcaaaacttaatatgccaaaataacaaaatattaaaacataatcaactaaaagtgaaaaaaataaaattgaaagtaCCATAAGCGACGCATTGCACACGACTTGTTGAGTTTCACGGGTGTATAGTGTGCTGTTCTAACTTAATACTCGGCGGGAGAAAAATATCGGGAAATTTCAAGATAACATGCCAAATTAAACTCATGCATGTCAGAAAATTGATATAGAGTTATGAATGCAATTGAAAGCCTTGTATTTAAGACAATGACATTAAGTCATTAACAGTGACTGTAACACTCGATTATGGGAAAATTTGTCAACAAGGGAGAGAGCAATTAGGAAATGTTTAAGATATAAATACAGAAGTAAATCAGGAAGGCTTATAGTATTTTGTTGGTACAAATGGCATTTTTGTAACGACTCCTTCATTGGGTTTTCCCCGAATAATAATCTTTACTTTGGTGGCTGCCTTGTGCAATCCAGATTTCACATATCCCATGGCTATGTTCTTCTGGAGGCAAGGACTGAATCCACCACTGGTGATTTCCCCAATGTTGTTGCCTCCTTCATCTTGAATCTCACTGTGGCTTCTGGGAGGTGGAccagaagaaaagaaaccaaCACGCCTGATTTTAGGACCTTCTTCAAGCTGTTTCAGGATAACATCAGCTCCTAGAAAACCACCTTCTGCTCTCCTCCTCTTCCCTATAGCCCATGTTAGTCCTGCCTCAATAGGTGTAATGTGCTGTTCCATGTCATTTCCATATAAGCACAATCCAGCTTCAAGTCGCAGACTATCTCTAGCTCCCAATCCTGTCAATCTTACCTTCCCTTCAGATTTTTCCAGTATTGCTTTGGCAAGATCTACTCCATGCTCTGAAGGAACTGAGATCTCAAATCCATCTTCCCCAGTATACCTGAAAGTCCCAATCAAGAAAAGGTTATTATGCTTGGTACAATCAATGAGATTAGGCATGGTGTCCCTGAGAAACTCTGAGCTAATAACACAAACAtgcaaaaatgaaattaaaaaagctAGTGTATCTTGGAAAGGAAAGGCATGATAGCCAAAGTAATACAAGATGGAGTTTCATAACTCGGATGAATAAATTGGTGATGTTGgtggaagaaaatgacaagaaaagcATACCCTGTCCTGGTAAGAAAACACTCTGAGCCATTGATGTCCAACACACGGAACTCCCCAAAGTAGAGCTTGCTCAAATCCTCTTTTGTCAGGTGTTGAAGAACGGGGGCAGCAAGAGGACCCTGCACCGGTGACAATAAGAATCCTTTATTGATGTTACAGTAAGGAAacaattcattaatttaaaatccCCTCAATGATTTGTATATTTAACATGAGTACAAATCACCTTAACAAGTGAACTATGATCGCTTAATGACCACGCTAACAAAGTTCTAATATTTTTACTGTGGGGAAAAGATAACAAGCAACATGGCCAAAAGTATGAGACACTACAACAAAAGATAGAAAAAGCAGGTGATATGAAAGTATACTGAATAGTTTCCTAAatcattcatttaatatttaatgccTCTAGACTCTAGAGCACATTACAGGCATCGCAAAGTAAAAAGGATTGAGGAACgtttacaagaaagaaaaaaaaagattgaagtaaaaaattaaacacataaCAAGTGAATGAATACTTCAATATTTGGTTTATGTTTCTCAACTAAAATAGAGATATCAAGAGAAAACCTCAGAAACAGCAGGAAATCGGTAATACATaacaaacaaaacaagttgAAGGTGTGTATTTAGCATGCATGATGTCAATGTAGAAGAGCGTTCTAAATGACCTGCAGAGCAAGTAGGGATCTCTCATCGTGGATGTGCCAAGACACATCACCACCTTTGGCCTTGAATGCTTTCATGTGTTCCTCAATATGAGCCAGATCTTTATCCCTGCAGCCAGCATTCACAACCAAATATATGTGGTCATCCGTCACCTTAGTAATTACTGAATCATCAATTGCACCTCCCTTTTCATTTGTGAAAACAGTCAACGTCCCAGTTCCAGGGGCAAGCCCAGCAACATCGGCAATGACCAGCTTTTCAAGGAATGGGGCAGCGTCCTTCCCTTTGAGGCTCAGCCCACACATATGGGAAACATCAAAGAGGCTACCATTCTCCCTACAGTTGATGGTAGAGTCCATGATTGAGTCCTTGTATTGGATTGGCATGCTCCACCCAGCAAATGGAACCATCTTCCCACCATGAGCAACATGGAAGTCATGAAACACTGTCTTTTTCAGCTCAGCTTCTGAGGCAAAACATCGACGAGCAACAGCCTTCTTATCTCCATGGGCAAGACGGCGAGTGATCGATTGCCCAAGTTGCCACAAGCCCCCCCTCATTTTCTAAGCTAAATATCAGACGAATGAATTATAAGGTTAAAATAACAAGTTATTGGAGTCACAAGATTTCATGTCATCCCTATTATGGGAAATATGGATATTATGGCACAAGACAGTACATTCTACCCGTTACATTTTGCAGAACTCAGAAATTAAATCAACATATCTGTGTAACATGGCAGATGATAAACAAGAATCAATCATACAtctaatgataaaatgaggttgaTCAAGAGCATCCACGTACCCAGAACGACAGAAAAACCATATCTCTGTAATTTTTCTAGATCTAATTATCAATTTGCAGATCATCACAAAGTCATTAGCTAAATaaagggatgaaaatgatacatatatatgtatatattaataagcTAGTAATTGAGATGGTAAAATGCAAGTGAGAAAAAGAAGGGTAGAGCACTGACAAAGATTGGTTTGTTGTTGAGAATGAATGAAGCAACGGGGAGAGAAAGCTCTGCACTCTGCAGAGAGGAAGGCTTATCTATTGGACTTGGACATAAACATAAAGAGAAGAGAtatatctaaataaaataaaaagcggGAGTTGGTGGCTGTGAGGTGAGGGGATCCTCTTCCCAAATCGATAATACCACATCGTTAGTGAGTGGTAGAAGCACTACCAGACGAAATTCACTACTTCCCAATCTCTTTTCACTAATACATTCAATTACTTGGGAATGGAACTTAAAATACCACtatcttgtattttttattatttcattgcaagttattttatataatcactatttatttctctttcatctattttaattaaattgatttttttctagaattattaatttttttgtgaataaattattaattgttaattaagcATActcatgaaaataatatttctaggcataatatttttataattttaaaaataaaatgactgTTATTAATAATCACAAACTTTGGATAATTAAGGTAATAATTCTTCTGATGTAGTAGCAATTTCACAGTCGAAAGGAAAGCAATGAAGTTGGTGAGATGGTCTGGTCATGAAAGAGAAGGAAAGCAAAAACTGTGGGAACTGACTTGAAAAGGTTTTTtatgacaaaagtttgaagGAAGCAGTTCGGTGGTTGGTAGCTTTAAACTtggtataaaaaagtaaaaaaaaaaaggtttaaataaTCTGTAGCTCCTTataaaataggatttttttattttactttaagatttttttattctagtcTCCATTATTAAATAATAGCATTAGTTAATCTGAtctcatcaatattttttaaacaaataagaatttaaaaatatagtttatcaaaataaattacacaTTTTGTATATTGTCTTTTCTTATAtaattacacatttttttaatattttcatttttatctctcATATTTTTCTTGTCTCTTTAAAGTCTAATATTCAATACTATAAAGTATAACTAGACTTATAGCAATACAATTTAACTTCTCGACATGTTTCTTAATTTTCAGTGTTTTCCCACATTCACTAGGTCAAAGTTGTCTAATCGGCTCAGTAGCAATCCAGTTGAGGATTGATCAATTGCTTTAAGTGGTCATAATTCCTAAATTGTAGGAATGTTGGAGTTGCTTCCGAGTTGTGTTGCCTATTTTTTTTGTACAAcaacttttaaattcaaaaaccttaaaaaaatgGTTGTTATCTTTCACTAAccacttcttttatattttagaaagtGTTCACACAATTTGGACCTAAACAGAGTGGATCTTAACAGATCCCACTAATTTTGGGGTCAGTTATCAATTGATGTAAGGGACGGACTGTATGTATTTCTACTAATGCTTCCTGGAGTGTTTCGTTCTACAATTTCAGAATTGTTTCCCGCACTTCTCGAATGGTGATTCCGGAAATAATATGAAAAGGGCATGAAGCAATACAAGGAGTGCAGAAAGCCATTGTAATTTTTGCTTGCTTCCTGCACTTTGGAATGCAATGGTGAGAGTGCAGCAAACATCAGCAAGCTAGCCTGATCAATTATCCTAATTGAGTGGCCCAAATTGGTAATTGACTATCAAGCCCAATGGGcctaaattttttgtgctaAGAAACTTATCTAAAAGATCAATAGATGTGCGATTGGATTAAGAAAATCTTTAGATTGTCACATATTAATTTGATAAACTATTTGAGCATCAATCATGTATGAGATAACAATAACATATTTGGAATCgataataaatatgtaaataaagCATATGGATGGCGGGAGCAGAAAAGAAAAACGCAAGAATGATAGTTTGGATACAGTACACGAAACGTAAGTGTTGCGCAGCAAGGGATTTATGATATTAAGAGTCGAAAGTCGAAAGCGATGGTTGGTAGCCGAAAACCATTCATATAATTCGTGGTTCCGCTGAAGCCCCGTTTCATAGATACTTTTCTCATTTGGTGTATCTGCTAAGCCTATATACCTTCAGGAGATTTCACTCTGCTCCCCAACCCCCTTTCCTCTTCTATTGATTACTACTTATTTTCAAGGGATCAATACAATATAATGGTTCAAACATGCTAACGGTGTATGCTCCCAGAGCAGTTCTAAAGTGCCATTTACACCAGGATTCAGCTTCTTCTCAACAACCATATTCATATCCATGCAAGATCAATAATAATGTTCATTTGGTGAATTGTAATCCTAAACCTTTTGGCACTCCTTGTACTAATATATCGTTTCATAGTTCCTCCTTCTCTGGGAAATGTGATAAGCTACAAAAGAGCCTTCATCTATTCCATCATGTTGCCACACATAAATGGCTGGTAACTATGCTTGCTGGATCATTTACTTGTGTTGTTTagtttatttatcaattatcattGCTCTCGctgattcatttttttctcccttaCTACAGTGTGGATTACAGGATTCCATTTCATCTGATGATGAGTATCGTTCTTCACGCAACATAGCCATCAGCTTGTTCAGGCGATACAGGAACTTCATTGATCGTGGTGGAGGGGACAATCTAAAAGTATTTCCATTGACATGCTTCCTTTGCACCCTTTATTGGTTCTTTCAATTCTTTATATTCCAATTATCAatttttgttgtgtgttttCACTCTCAGGAGTTCATCACTGCCGGGGTAAATGCATATGCGCTAGGATGCACTGATGAAGGATTAAGGAAAGAACTTGTGGATATGAAGAATTCTGGGATCGAAATTGATGTAATGCAAAGTTATGGTGGAAGCACAAGCTTAAAATCTAAGATCATCTCAGAGGAGGTAAGTTCTAGTTTGTTTTTAACCAGCTATTTCTAATGCACGAATCATGATTATCCCGATAACTTCTTTAAAGGATCAGCCTTAAGAAGATTGTAAATTGTTAGAGCTTGTTTTTGTAAAGGAGGGAGCTGATTTTCTCCCTTCTGTCCACCAGATTCATAAAGACAGGCTTGCCTCTATATAAAGAGGCTAGTGCGTGTCTCAAGGAACGTTTCAATCCTGAGTATTATAGAAGCAAACAGTAACAGTAGTTATACAACTGATAGTTGTTCGTTAAGCTTGTTAGTTTGTTTACTCACACTGAATGGTACCATCCTAATTCCTAGCTGTCCTGTTAATTAGATGCTCCCATGCTTCCTATAATACACGTTCCCCTTTTATTCGATCATATTAATCAATCAATAACAATGATTTCCCACTTCTATGGAACAACCTCTCTCCTCTACGAGCTGTATGATGTGTGATTACGCCAAGTTAGTATCACCTGCATCATCACCAATAGcatttactttattttgttgGTCAACTCTGCTAGATCTCAGTTGCTTTGTTCTATGCTGTCATGCAGGTTGATGAATGCATTCTCTGGCTAAGCATTATATTCATCACCATCTTGTGTACACCCCAACCAACTATTGTTAGATGGTCATCTACAACTCCAGTCTCAGATGAAGTTAGACTTCAGTGGAAAGGCTTTTGTGCTCTTATAGCAAATGCATATTTTATGAAGGGAATGGCTTGGTGAGATGCCATCCtagcattttttcttttcttttctttatatgctTCTAGTATTGTTTTTCCCCCAAAAGAACTTCACTGTATTGCTTACTATGTGTTTATGGAAGGCTTCCTGTAAAGACTCTTCAATTAGAACAGACGGCTGTGAT
This region of Glycine soja cultivar W05 chromosome 17, ASM419377v2, whole genome shotgun sequence genomic DNA includes:
- the LOC114393256 gene encoding aminomethyltransferase, mitochondrial-like, with the protein product MRGGLWQLGQSITRRLAHGDKKAVARRCFASEAELKKTVFHDFHVAHGGKMVPFAGWSMPIQYKDSIMDSTINCRENGSLFDVSHMCGLSLKGKDAAPFLEKLVIADVAGLAPGTGTLTVFTNEKGGAIDDSVITKVTDDHIYLVVNAGCRDKDLAHIEEHMKAFKAKGGDVSWHIHDERSLLALQGPLAAPVLQHLTKEDLSKLYFGEFRVLDINGSECFLTRTGYTGEDGFEISVPSEHGVDLAKAILEKSEGKVRLTGLGARDSLRLEAGLCLYGNDMEQHITPIEAGLTWAIGKRRRAEGGFLGADVILKQLEEGPKIRRVGFFSSGPPPRSHSEIQDEGGNNIGEITSGGFSPCLQKNIAMGYVKSGLHKAATKVKIIIRGKPNEGVVTKMPFVPTKYYKPS
- the LOC114393712 gene encoding uncharacterized protein LOC114393712, with protein sequence MLTVYAPRAVLKCHLHQDSASSQQPYSYPCKINNNVHLVNCNPKPFGTPCTNISFHSSSFSGKCDKLQKSLHLFHHVATHKWLCGLQDSISSDDEYRSSRNIAISLFRRYRNFIDRGGGDNLKEFITAGVNAYALGCTDEGLRKELVDMKNSGIEIDVMQSYGGSTSLKSKIISEEVDECILWLSIIFITILCTPQPTIVRWSSTTPVSDEVRLQWKGFCALIANAYFMKGMAWLPVKTLQLEQTAVMGQAEKPSVVASRMRLVFSTLEVVSPQWPRA